The DNA region GATCTGAAAAGATTCAAAAGGAAGTTGAGTCGTTAATTGGAAAAGGACAAGAAGGATCTAAGACGATTCACTATACTCCAAGAGCGAAAAAAGTCATTGAACTTTCGATGGATGAAGCACGTAAACTAGGGCACTCTTATGTTGGAACCGAGCATATTTTACTTGGCCTTATCCGAGAAGGAGAAGGTGTTGCGGCTCGTGTTTTAAATAACTTAGGGGTGAGTTTAAATAAAGCTCGTCAACAAGTGTTGCAATTACTTGGGAGCAATGAAGTTGGGAACTCTTCTGGTCAAAGTACAGGGGCAACAAATGCAAACACTCCAACACTTGAT from Desertibacillus haloalkaliphilus includes:
- a CDS encoding Clp protease N-terminal domain-containing protein, whose amino-acid sequence is SEKIQKEVESLIGKGQEGSKTIHYTPRAKKVIELSMDEARKLGHSYVGTEHILLGLIREGEGVAARVLNNLGVSLNKARQQVLQLLGSNEVGNSSGQSTGATNANTPTLD